The following proteins are encoded in a genomic region of Triticum dicoccoides isolate Atlit2015 ecotype Zavitan chromosome 1B, WEW_v2.0, whole genome shotgun sequence:
- the LOC119336951 gene encoding chaperone protein dnaJ 13-like, whose protein sequence is MAPEPEPEDGRELYALLHLSPESSDEEIRRAYRQFAQIYHPDKYQDAQMKDVATENFQRIRDAYEILSDENKRQIYDIYGMEGLNSGLELGPKLNKPEEIKRQLEELRRRKEEEKLFVHARSTGSILANISVPQYLDGDGIMGGMGMSSEIELPVSKQNTVTVGGNLVVNGTTGSGAATAVLRHQLSSVSSIDFMATAGLRSLIGVQTFRQISPNSTATSGIALSLRDGSVNLSNGWTRQLSEDTVGNIQLVLGTESNISVGWQKKDEKRSAAGEIKFGTNSFGASAHYTHRFSSKSHGRIAGRVGSTALDFEIGGGRRISEFSTVRMLYNIGIQGVTWKFELNRAGQKLVIPVLLSTDFNALFVTGAFAIPSTLYFLLQTYVVKPYYLRREKQKTLEKMDSLSTQLTEARQAAKKSQRLLEPVSNRKKNKQQESDGLVITKALYGNHKKVKESSQLSEIDDNVASQVLDVTIPLNFLVTEAGQLKLHEGIKKSGIMGFYDPCPGDPKLLLVEYIFHGRQYKVMADDYGALSIPQDIHEI, encoded by the exons ATggcgccggagccggagccggaggacgGGAGGGAGCTCTACGCGCTGCTGCACCTCTCGCCGGAATCCTCCGACGAGGAAATCCGCAGGGCATACCGCCAGTTCGCGCAAATCTACCACCCCGACAAGTACCAGGACGCCCAG ATGAAGGATGTAGCAACTGAAAACTTCCAACGGATACGTGATGCATATGAGATACTATCGGATGAGAACAAAAGACAGATCTATGATATTTATGGCATGGAAGGTTTAAATTCTGGTCTGGAACTTGGTCCCAAGTTAAATAAACCCGAAGAAATCAAACGACAGTTGGAAGAGCTGCGACGGCGTAAGGAGGAAGAGAAACTTTTCGTTCATGCTCGATCCACTGGATCAATCCTAGCTAATATCTCAGTGCCACAATATTTAGATGGTGACGGCATCATGGGAGG AATGGGAATGTCTAGTGAAATTGAGCTGCCAGTATCCAAGCAAAACACTGTCACTGTTGGTGGAAATTTGGTCGTCAATGGTACGACTGGATCTGGTGCAGCAACTGCTGTGCTGCGCCATCAGCTGTCTTCTGTGTCTTCGATAGACTTTATGGCAACAGCTGGACTACGTTCCCTTATTGGAGTACAGACATTTCG TCAGATTTCACCAAATTCAACAGCAACTTCTGGAATTGCTCTCTCATTGAGAGACGGATCTGTTAATCTGTCAAACGGCTGGACTCGCCAATTATCTGAAGACACTGTTGGCAAT ATACAACTTGTCCTTGGTACTGAATCAAATATATCTGTCGGATGGCAAAAGAAGGATGAAAAAAGGTCTGCTGCAGGAGAAATAAAG TTTGGTACTAATTCATTTGGGGCGTCTGCTCATTACACCCATCGTTTCTCCTCAAAGTCCCATGGTCGTATTGCTGGTAGAGTTGGAAG CACGGCCCTTGATTTTGAAATTGGAGGAGGAAGACGGATATCAGAGTTCAGTACTGTAAGGATGCTCTATAATATAGGAATCCAG GGTGTCACTTGGAAATTTGAGTTGAATCGTGCTGGGCAAAAGTTAGTTATCCCA GTCTTGCTTTCAACTGACTTCAATGCGTTATTCGTCACCGGCGCATTTGCTATTCCTTCAACTCTatattttctacttcag ACATATGTTGTGAAGCCTTATTATCTAAGGCGAGAAAAGCAGAAGACACTTGAAAAAATGGATAGCTTGTCTACACAG CTAACAGAAGCTAGACAAGCAGCTAAGAAGTCACAAAGATTGCTGGAACCTGTCTCTAATCGCAAGAAGAATAAACAGCAGGAGAGTGATGGTCTGGTAATCACAAAAGCTCTGTATGGCAATCATAAAAAGGTCAAAGAGAGTAGTCAATTGAGTGAGATAGATGATAACGTGGCTTCACAAGTATTAGATGTGACAATCCCACTCAACTTCCTCGTGACCGAGGCAGGTCAGCTCAAG CTTCACGAGGGGATAAAGAAGTCTGGAATAATGGGCTTCTATGATCCTTGCCCCGGAGATCCGAAGCTACTGCTCGTCGAATACATCTTTCATGGTCGGCAATACAAG GTAATGGCAGATGATTACGGTGCACTGTCGATACCACAAGACATTCATGAGATTTGA